Proteins encoded within one genomic window of Microcebus murinus isolate Inina chromosome 8, M.murinus_Inina_mat1.0, whole genome shotgun sequence:
- the LOC109730967 gene encoding uncharacterized protein LOC109730967 translates to MTTHCKLFQCNECLKVFRKSSNLNRHKLRHSVEKFLKCKECGKASNQCSHISENKIISNTKENYKLKECGKVFNQCLYITKHKRTHPGEKKYTCEECGKVFKWSSHFTVHKRIHTGEKPYKCEECGKAFICCSKLKGHKRIHNGEKPFKCEECGKAFNWSSQLKSHNIIHTGEKPYKCEECGKVFYWVSHFTAHKRIHTGEKPYKCEECGKAFTYCSRLKAHKKMHTGEKPYKCEECCKAFSSCSKLKRHKRTHTGEKPYKCEECGKAFSCCSKLKRHMRIHTGEKPFKCEECGKAFNRSSQLKGHNIIHTGEKPYECEDCGKAFYWLSHFTVHKTVHTGEKPSRPLSPNKDDGEESSGEERVSPSSDVSAPLKLQELIQSERQELIPSFTKSKMAAVAELFSFSVPSQPASAAGASLSNISECSYLAA, encoded by the exons ATGACTACACATTGCAAACTCTTCCAGTGTAATGAATGTTTGAAAGTCTTCAGGAAATcttcaaatctaaatagacataaGTTGAGACATAGTGTagagaaatttttgaaatgtaaagaatgtgggaaagcctctAACCAATGCTcacacatttctgaaaataaaataatttctaatacaaaggaaaattataaattgaaagaatgtggcaaagtctttaatcaGTGCTTATACATTACTAAACATAAGAGAACTCATCCTGGAGAGAAAAAATACacatgtgaggaatgtggcaaagttTTTAAGTGGTCCTCACACTTTACTGTACacaagagaattcatactggagagaaaccgtacaaatgtgaggaatgtggcaaagcttttatctgttgctcaaaacttaaaGGACATAAGAGAAtacataatggagagaaaccattcaaatgtgaagaatgtggcaaagcatttaactGGTCTTCACAACTTAAAAGTCATAacataattcatactggagagaaaccctacaaatgtgaagaatgtggcaaagtttTTTACTGGGTATCACACTTTACtgcacataagagaattcatactggggagaaaccgtacaaatgtgaagaatgtggcaaagcatttacctaTTGCTCACGACTTAAAGCACATAAGAAAAtgcatactggagagaaaccctacaaatgtgaagaatgttgcAAAGCTTTTAGCAGTTGCTCAAAACTTAAAAGACATAAGAGAacacatactggagagaaaccatacaaatgtgaagaatgtggcaaagcttttagctgttgctcaaaacttaaaagacatatgagaatacatactggagagaaaccgttcaaatgtgaagaatgtggcaaagcatttaacaGGTCTTCACAACTTAAAGGTCATAACATAATTCATACGGGAGAGAAACCCTACGAATGTGAAGATTGTGGGAAAGCCTTTTACTGGTTGTCACACTTTACTGTACATAAGACagtccatactggagagaaacc ATCTCGACCTCTTTCCCCAAATAAAGATGATGGGGAAGAGTCCTCAGGAGAGGAAAGAGTTAGCCCCTCTTCTGATGTTTCTGCCCCACTCAAGTTACAAGAGCTCATTCAATCTGAAAGGCAAGAGTTAATCCCTTCCTTTACAAAGAGTAAGATGGCTGCAGTGGCagagctgttttctttttctgtcccttcCCAGCCCGCCAGTGCTGCTGGCGCTTCTCTGTCTAACATCTCGGAGTGCAGCTACCTGGCTGCTTGA